A genomic stretch from Amycolatopsis sp. 195334CR includes:
- a CDS encoding suppressor of fused domain protein — protein sequence MTDTDEAPGWDAIDLALNAWYEGITPHHVGYQPPAAFSANLQGCSAYPAADHWHYVTYGLSELYHPGPNDDPEWSGWGFELTFRPARRPDEVQAPGWPFGVLNQLAKHVNTNKVLLEPGHRIDLGQPITGHPHVPDAPATGLTVFALTVDPQLGTIDTPHGKVVLLQAVGVTAQEKAVMLESSTAAVLEELAARNPLLITDPARAS from the coding sequence GTGACCGACACGGACGAAGCGCCCGGCTGGGACGCCATCGATCTCGCACTGAACGCCTGGTACGAGGGCATCACGCCGCACCATGTCGGCTACCAGCCGCCTGCCGCGTTCAGCGCCAACCTCCAGGGCTGTTCCGCCTATCCGGCCGCCGATCACTGGCACTACGTCACCTACGGGCTGAGCGAGCTGTACCACCCCGGCCCGAACGATGATCCGGAATGGTCGGGCTGGGGCTTCGAGCTGACCTTCCGCCCGGCCCGGCGGCCGGACGAGGTGCAGGCCCCCGGCTGGCCGTTCGGGGTGCTCAACCAGCTGGCCAAGCACGTGAACACCAACAAGGTGCTCCTGGAACCCGGGCACCGCATCGATCTGGGCCAGCCGATCACCGGGCACCCGCACGTGCCCGACGCACCCGCCACCGGGCTGACCGTGTTCGCGCTGACGGTCGATCCCCAGCTCGGCACCATCGACACACCGCACGGCAAGGTGGTTTTGCTGCAGGCGGTGGGCGTCACCGCGCAGGAGAAGGCGGTGATGCTCGAATCGAGCACCGCCGCGGTGCTGGAGGAGCTGGCGGCGCGCAACCCGTTGCTGATCACCGATCCCGCCCGCGCGTCCTGA
- a CDS encoding helix-turn-helix transcriptional regulator — MDLLEDAAPAAGVALTARELGAELSRRVRVLVPHDGYVIVVLDPVTGAGCLVDRHNWYSPELRHRLELQMFHDGSPYLTGRLFTGLEPIELAGSEFFEEPRYAHLHDQMREEGYGQELRIALRHRGVAVGWVALSRQRGSRPFSDHDVARAERLATPLTEALRRFFSAKPLRPGRCPLPPGIVIVDQHHQVVDATPAGRAWLSTSADSTRPPGAQLPHDLLNITLLARRPGTRAVSRVPMPHGWLSLRAEPLGAGNVVVTLQAAPTELLLPALYFWYGITPGERSVLEQALHGLPAKQIANRLGLSPHTVHDHFKAIYRKTGVAGKDELLAGLAAPAVG; from the coding sequence ATGGACCTGCTCGAGGACGCCGCTCCGGCGGCGGGGGTCGCGCTGACCGCGCGAGAACTCGGCGCGGAGCTTTCGCGCCGGGTGCGGGTGCTCGTGCCGCACGACGGGTACGTCATCGTCGTGCTGGATCCGGTGACCGGCGCCGGGTGCCTGGTCGACCGGCACAACTGGTACAGCCCCGAGCTGCGCCACCGGCTGGAGCTGCAGATGTTCCACGACGGCTCGCCCTACCTGACCGGGCGGCTGTTCACCGGGCTGGAGCCGATCGAGCTGGCGGGATCCGAGTTCTTCGAGGAGCCGCGGTACGCGCATCTGCACGACCAGATGCGCGAGGAGGGGTATGGCCAGGAACTGCGCATCGCCCTGCGGCACCGCGGTGTCGCCGTGGGGTGGGTGGCCCTCTCACGGCAACGCGGGAGCAGGCCGTTCTCCGACCACGACGTCGCCCGCGCGGAACGCCTCGCCACGCCGCTCACGGAGGCCTTGCGCCGGTTCTTCTCCGCCAAGCCCCTGCGCCCGGGGCGGTGCCCGCTGCCGCCGGGCATCGTGATCGTCGATCAGCACCACCAGGTCGTCGATGCCACGCCCGCCGGGCGTGCCTGGCTGAGCACGTCCGCCGACTCCACCCGGCCGCCCGGTGCGCAACTCCCCCATGACCTGCTCAACATCACCCTGCTCGCGCGGCGGCCGGGGACGCGGGCGGTGAGCCGGGTGCCCATGCCGCACGGCTGGCTGTCCCTGCGCGCGGAACCGCTGGGAGCCGGGAACGTGGTGGTGACCCTGCAGGCCGCGCCCACCGAATTGCTGCTGCCCGCGCTGTACTTCTGGTACGGCATCACCCCGGGCGAGCGGTCGGTGCTCGAACAGGCGTTGCACGGACTCCCGGCCAAGCAGATCGCGAACCGGCTCGGCCTGTCGCCGCACACCGTCCACGACCACTTCAAGGCGATCTACCGGAAGACCGGTGTGGCCGGGAAGGACGAGTTGCTGGCGGGATTGGCCGCACCCGCCGTCGGCTGA